The sequence below is a genomic window from Humulus lupulus chromosome 3, drHumLupu1.1, whole genome shotgun sequence.
aaaggtcacttcgatGGCTTCTGGTCCAATAGCTCTCGTTTGAGAAACTTGGAGCTCGCCTCTGGGGAGGAGAAGCCGGGACTTCTCTGGGTGCTCTGCTACGATTCGTCGGTCCGtgggaaggaggatttctcctactgctcccatgagccggaatgtctcggactggctgGGGAGGAGACGGATaccttattggtgaaggaggatgcctgaccggggatgaaatcctggtcccgtcagggcaTAATAGGTTAGGTTGGGGCCGTTGCGCTCTACCATCCTCCTGGTCCTGCGCTCTATggtctgagcggggtgcaggacggctggccaggacgggctgtcgctgtgagccctccccagatctccttcgcgaactccctcgagccctcctgggtgcgttTGAGGGCGGAAGCAAGCTGGGAGTCGAAGTTTggaccgatcggctgtactgctgctcggCCCTGGGTAGTTCTTCAAAAGTGGTCTCCCGGTGGTGCGAGGTGGGAGTAGAGTTTGACGTCTAGGGTCTGACTGAccagctaggcctggaccgattaccccggcgggacttatgagtctcgccttgcctctttctgacgttagcaTCAGTTGTAAAAAGGGGTTACCGGGCTAGAACCTCTTGAATCTGcaggttagctttcgccagctggctcctcagctgtgcattctccatttccaccgctgTGTAGAAATCtaggttcggattaggtggctggggagtcgaacttccagtatcatcttggcctattggctgcttgcccggccgctgttgaacctcagggttctgatcattggagatggcggcatgatgggcctcctgcccatcacgttggtccgccttgttaccatgtcttgagcgagtgaccaccatgggtGGGTATTTggaatagcaccaatctaacaggctctcaacgaaagcaccaaactgttgacgcggttcttcgccaacaggtaattaatagaataagagagtgggattagtgctaagtaatgaaccgtaacaggtgaatgatcttaaaataaaatggtgatacgagTACTTtctttaggtggttcaaaggttaaaatccttctactccaccagccaatattattgctagttttctggtattctttacagggtatttctttacacaatggaatccaaccccttgcaactcccagggtctccatatttataggagagggcgcTAGGGGTTGGCAAGGGTGGGCATCTCGTGACctccttacccatcatgtcatctttgtgacattcatgattaattcctaaaacctgacaaatgaagtgtggtctaatcaataggtaagggggataatggggcgcacggcccaacccaggcGTGGGAGCCTGAACATGcacatttatgctgcgtgtccgagaatttaggattatatcagacacgtgatgtctgatatatgcacatttacattgcgtggttgactttacaaggggtcacaTACGCCAACTCaggctcgtacctcgagctggatgtcttcttagtccgcggtgtccatactcctgacccgactccttagtaacctcagtgaacctttggttacctcgaacTAAAGAGGTGGGACTTGGGagcagcagctccgggtacatgtcatccacgtggctgatacataattatgccatacctcagcctgctaatagcccgtggagaattagggcgtacaaccaataaattggggttgaaccactataaaattattggtgtcgtatttaatattcaaggcttactgtagttttgacgtctatttgttgttggccaaaatcgtggtcaacatttttggtgctttcattgagagcttgaagagaagaaacacactactATCATATCattatggcgcccaagaataccaatgtggcatccaaaaagtcaggcacgtcaaaagagcctgctagatcagaaggtcctggaccgcagaacccagagactgagcctagggtctttctcgaggagaccactccagaagttgaacaactccaggaagcaataggcgctttccaagagaAGATGATGTAATTCAATGCTAGGAATGAGTCtttcgctgaggaaatggccaggtAGAAGGCTGCATTCGAGCAACAAAAACAGGAGATGGATGCCAGGAGTGAAGATATTAGGCGACGACAGGAGGAGGCCGACTGGAGACatcatgaagcagcacttgctctagaagcggctacccaattggtccaagccaatgctcaagtcgcggcacaagcagccacccagggagcaaggaataataatgctggtcggaggactgCTGGTAGAGCCAATTCTCGAGGACCGGATAGAAGTGAGAGTACCCCCCTGGTTGGAAGGATGATGGGGTCCGCTCTAGAACTGCATCaacacaaagggagaactctagaacccaaTCTAGAGGTCACCGGTCAGAAACCTCCCGATCAGAGAGTTACCGATCGGATAGTAAGCACACTCTGTCCGAAAACAACCAAACCAAAGCTCCTCAAGATAAAAAAACTCCTAGCTACAAAGATGGACATGGTTGAGACGAGGGTGACAGTCATCAGACCGACCGGTCAAAAGAAAAAGACTGGCCAGGACGTACCGAAAAGCCGCCACTACATTTTGGCCAgtagcgtagtgggagagagcaggtccCGCGTAGTAATCCctctgaaaaataaaaaagtatggTGTTCGATCGGCTAGGAGAACATGCTTCCTAGAAGGATGAAGCTGTCACCAACACGAGGAAAAttgtcccggtcgaagggcaagatctgaCCCACCCTGCCAGTCAAATAGAAATACTTGACAACAGTGCTCCAGATGGAAACGCCCGACCAGGAGGTCAAAACCTTGGAACGTCAtcggttgcaccagccatccaagcccagcttgacacgCTAACAGCTGCGGTGCAAGGTTTATCAAACGACCTTCCAGAATGGATGCGGTAGACCATAGGAGTGGCAGTCCGTTTTGTGCCCAAATCAGAGCAGCCCAGTCACcggaaaaatataaagcaccggtgctgccagtatatacagaaaaggcagatcccataaGATATGTTGCGAAatttgaagaccaaatggagctacTTGGGGTAAGTAACGATTATCGTTGTAGAGTTTTCCCAACCACATTTTcagatactgcccaggagtggtattggatgtTTAAaccgaattccattacctcttgggaagcattcaggaaggagttttgtagacaaatCAGTCCTGCtcagactccaccagtttatgccaaccacttggcagatatcaaacaaggaaaagatgaatctctaaagaattatatatagagattcatgagagaggccaacAGAGCAACTTCcataggagacgaggggaagatggttgacatatcctctggaatcacttaccggagccctttgtgggatagtatacatagaaatccaatttcaacacttcaacaatttcttgaccgagcggacaagtatatgaaaatggatgatgcaatcgagaaagaggagaatggcataaacaatctggACGGATCAGCTGACCCTCTTAAGAATGGTGGAAACGatcagaatggtggaaagaaacgtgggaataacgggtctgaccgccatgaagaaaagaaggctaagtccaGTTCAAACGAACAGCCAACCAAGTAtaagcctcagttcactaattacaccactctctcggccagccggGCAAAAATATAtgttgctagtcatgaagaggttccctacaagaaacctccacccatcaagaaagagatgagtaagagagacatgaataagttttgtcgtttccatggagattatggtcacaacacgaatgaatgcaatcacctcaaagatgagatatAATTTCTTCTCTGATCAGGCCAATTGAAAAAGTACTGGGCAGAGACATCCCAaagagaaggaggcagcagcaatcctgggttcaaacgacagagatctccacccttgcaaccggggcctgtggactttaccttagacactatatgtggaggtccacacttggctgatgatagtaacaaagcaagggagaggtatgcccagacacttcgacatgagcgggagtgctaggatcagatttgGTGAACGGAGCCTGATTaggaaccactggaatggcgaggatctgaggatatattatcactaaaataCCGCTTttagagtggtagcttaatttcaagttatttaacttgttatttgagtttggtttatgagctggttatttgctaaccagtcatttatttatttttgaacaatttttgttgtttaagactcgttattaaaCACGTTTTGtctttttttaatttacgagtaataaaagagactacgcgcagcgtggtcgattcttgatacaaatatgcatgtgtgttaatttttcgaacaatgttcaactggtcggtatgttcaagcagtgttcaactgctcgaatgttttccatatattctatgtgtttctcaattaattaactgctcgaatagattcggtcaagtagcaagtgaccaaggatctttcaaccctcgatcatttggggggcacatagggtatactggtatataatttaacacaggcaataagagcacgagttaagatatctgtttttaggctgacttatacatttttgaagtaaaaaaaggccattaagctaacttgtttgacaaagcttaagtaacttggaatttttcaaaatttcaagttagaagcaaatattcgtgtgacaataaaaattatgctcataaaatgttagagcaataagagtgtgagaaagtatacttagtagggacttatgaaatgtttagaatttctaagttagaaaactaattactcatgcgaaaatataaggtatacatcagagtgactttactatttacaaaaaaacttataatgttttaagtctaaaaagacttagaatgtttcaagttagcaaagaaaagtaaagtataaatgccaatagctcggcgttacgagaaaaatatcaaagctgctaagcatcAGTTGTCTTctcaaaagtataagaaaaacgAGTACACTACTAGCCAGATACAAAGTTCAGCTAGTCAGGTgtaaagttttcctggtcgggagagtagatacaacttccctggttggctgagcatgtatcactggtcgagtagaaAACTCTGTTGTTGGACAGGAAGCTCTCAAGTCGGTTATAAGTGTCTACTGGTCGGGTAAATTAGTCCCTGGCTGGTCAACACCATCGTCAGCATCCAGAACCTCCTCTGGTCGGAatgatagagcaggagaggcaAGCACAATGTCGGCTGGAAGAGCAGCCTCCTCAGATGCCTTGGCTTCATAGTTGGGGAGTTCTTCGGCCTTGGCTTCTTAAGAAAGAATAACAAgtttgagaggcttgtttaacttcccaatatgatagaagcagttgaagcaaaTTTCTTCATAATAGGCCGGATCAACTTCTTTGTCTTGTTTCAGCTCCTCATTCTCACGAGTCATTTTTTTCTAGCTGGTTAATCAACATCTTGATGGTTTGGATTTGTTTCTtattctcatcagccaactcccttaGAGATCCATCCCGCCCGGAAATGGTCTTCTCTGACTGCTTGGCCTTGGATTGAAGATCTTCTTTAGATTTGGTCAAATTTTTAATCTTTgcctgggcttccaccaattgatcattcaaaaCCTTGACCAGatccttatagtctactgctcggcGTTGAGCATGAATAATAGTGATGAGTCTCTGGAGTAAAAACAAACACAAACAAATAaatgcaaagaaaaaatatttactacccaGTAGAACATTTTATCTGAGCAGTAAAAATATTTTACTACCCAGGTAAAAATGTATGAGAGCAACAATAATAATCAGAAATTTTTGGTGCATAAATCATGAACCATAAAGTTTTTGTACAAGCCAGAGGACTTAAGGGCATGCGTCCGAGCAGTTAGGCTGTGGTGTCCGAGCAGCCAGGCGTGCGACCGAGTGGCTATGGTGTCCGAGTGGCTAGGCGTGCGTCCGAGTAGCCAGGCTTGTGACCGAACGGATATGGTGTGTCCGAGCAGTTCGAAAAGATGGGCGTATGTCCCGATCGGCCAAGAAATTGTCGAGGAGTTGAGAAGGGACCGAGGAGTTGCTGGCTGGCCATCCGAGGAGCCAGGCATCGAGAGGTGTCTGAGGAGCTACTGTAGGTGCGCATCCGAGGAGATAGGCATGCCGAGGGGGTGCGCATCCGAGGGGCTCCGTGTGTCCAAGCATCCAAGGATCCGCGTGCCGAGGGGCGAGGCATGTCGATGGCTGTTGTTTGAAGAGATTGCATATCGAGGAGCCAGGGGTGCCGAGCGGATGGGGAATTCTCGAGGAGCTTGGCACATCCAAGGCTACATGTCTGAGAGGTTGGGCATATATATGGAGTGGTGTCCGAGTGGCAAGGCAGGCGTCCAAGTAGCTAAGAAACTAGGGTTTCGAGGGGCCAAAGGAATCTGATCAGCTAGGAACGACAAAAGAAACAAGTTTGAGGGGCTAAAGGGTATGGATCGTAGAGTaatgcataaacatattttcttattcttgggctatgcaaacaagatcaacaagttgaatttcaagggttcaacaAGCTTCAAGATAAAATCAATGATTATCCTATACCCATGAACCGAAAGAGCAATGGAAATGGGAAACTGATAACTACCATTTTTATGGACagaaaagttcaatcgtgggtttacttcaaaagtgaaagttactgaccggGTGGAAGCTTTTGGACGACGCGAATAACTAtcagctagagaaaaagtttatcatatgagaaaatcatataataaacttggggggcaaatgttatcccaaaatttcgtTCGATGACGTGGAAATAGGATGGGACAAGTGAAAATGCATGGTCAATAAATGAcgcattaatagtcaataaatgtgttgagtAAAGAAGTGAAACTGTTTGAAAttaatcttcggagttgtgatattactggtcacgAAATTGGTTTATCTGATCAGGAAGTAATTTGACCGACTAGGTAAGGTTTCTGTCCGACTAGTAAGGTTCTTGACCGACCAGTAAAAAtttatgtccgaccagtcacttcagAAAATAGTAGTAtccgaccagtaatgtgttttggccgactAGTCACTTCAGTAATGTGATATAGCCGACCAGCCATCTCATAAATGGGTTTCATCCAACCAGTCATCTTAGAAATGGGTTTCATTCGAccggatgtgtcagaatctcaggagttaactgccCGGTGACTTCTTTGtagaatctcagtaacaacttcaacctgaaTCACTCGTAACTACCGCGCGAATCTCTtagatatcccgaagtaatagctatattgttgtaatttggatttatttattattttattaattaaagttagttgaaacaaccaaggacctcgtcaaaacgggatatttttcatgtacgatccataagcctataaataaagagctcatgtcACCATTTTAAGGATGAGATCCTTTGGAGACTTGGAGTCTTTctaattttgagattttgggactgttacttggggcgttcttgggcattttctgagagaggtTAGAGATAGAAAGCTTGTATTttatagagagagaaactctgtatttttctacttacatttgagaaactcagttggcttaggtccatctgatcttaagtgtatgctttatatatcacaactcaaagtggattaggctataaccaataaattggggctgaaaccactataaaattattggtgtcgtattttctattcaatgcttactgtagttttgacgtctattcgtcgttggccaaaatcgtggtcaacatttaaGTTTATGGAAAGTATAGAGATGTTTTCAAGTtatcaaaaataccaaaatagTACTCTTTGTTTTGTTGTTCATAACAAAATGGTATCCTTGACCTATTTATAGTCAGTTATTTTTTCAAAGATACTTTTACCCCcacttatatattttatttataattaaagttatttataattatttaataaattaaataaacttagataaatttatatattttaaaaaaataataatactctaaatttatttaagttaaaattaaatattaaataataataaaatgtaatatttaatttaatttattttattttcttatttttttattaaattaaaactaattttaattatagaTAAAATATATAGGTGAGGGTAACAGAgtctttgaaaaaaataaataagagtACCATTTTGATATTTATGGAAACTGAAAGATAGTATTTTGTATGAAGTGGGAAGACTAAAATGGTTTATTTCCTAAAATTAAACACCTAATATGTGTATGGAAACAAAAAGCACGTTACGTTAGTCATCAGCAATTAATCATACAGATATATAGATATAGCGATCGATCAACGTGATCATCGATCAAATTTTACTAATGAAAAATAAAGATACACGTACAATTTATGAtacaacattatatatatatatataaaagatgcATGGGAAATTAGTGTGCATTATTATTTCAAATCAACAATCATATATATAGTTTAGTTACTTCTATATATCATTCTGCTTTGATGACTGTACACCAGATTTTCACAGCAAGTGCGAAAACTGCAGCAACGAAAGCCATGGCACTCCAAGGGCTACTGAAATGAGCGTCGTAGGCATCGGCAATAGACGCCATCATGCACTTCCTATCGTATTGCCTTCGTATACCATCCTTGACATCCTTGTACATATTAGGGTTAGGCACCAACTCAGTAGACGTACTACTCACTATCTCATCGAACAGTTTGGTTACTTGTTCGTCGCAACCGAGAAGGCTCACCAGAATCTTCTTTGACCTTAGCTCCTTGACATCGTTGGGATGATCAATGAGTGAACGCATGAAGCATACGTAGGAGGTGACTCCGTAGTCCGTCCTCAAATTGTCGGGACACATCTCGTAAGCGATCAAGTTCATGAATTTATGGCCTGTAAAGTGGTCGACCACTAAGCGAGGAAGTTGGAGCAAACCTCCCATGATGTATAGATCAGTGTACTTTATTTCTTTCAAGGACCAGCGTTTGTTGCTTCGTTTCAAACCGATCCCCACCGCTTTTAGTTCCTGAATGTTTCGAACCGATTGAGATTTCGCAGGATATTCTTGTACTTGTTTGACCATCTGATGACCTTCTTGTACTTGTGTTGCCAGATCTTGCTCTACTCTTGATCTTATTATTGCATGAGCAGCTGCAGTAGTCTTATCTTGTTCATCATCATTAGTTACAGCAACGATTTGGAGAAGCTCAAGAAGATGAGTTAAATATTCTTGTTTGTTATTGTTATCTTGATCTGGTGCTTCTGGCTGCATACCAATGAGTTTCATGATCCGATTATTCTTCTGAATTTCATTCTTGCACTCGGTCGGAGCCATGATAACGTTATTAATAACGAATTCAACGAGCAAAATCTTCATCGACTCCATCAGACGACCGCCATCATCAGGATCAGCAGCAGCACTGTTCATCAACAGCGTGAGAACTTCAAAAGGGATTTGGTTCTCAAGCAAGAACAAATCATTTAGAGCGAGGAGTAAATGATCGACCTTAATGTTGAACCTCTCAGTCAATTCGTTTTTGCAATAGCTGATTATGAACTGAAGTATGAAACATCCATCCACGACCAACATCAAGCTCAGAGTATCATCATCATAGTCTTTTAGCAACTCCTCATCGAACAGTGCCTTCAAACTGGTAATATTTTGTTTAATGATATCAAAGAAATGGTGGATTGATTTCTTACTGCTTCTGGCAAATTCGGCTGTCAACTCAGTCTTGTACTTCTCCCCTTGCTCCAGCTTCGGATTACCATGATGAATGGGGCCAATCGACACCACCTTGGGCTGAAAGTACTTGTTCATGAAATTGATCTCTCCATGACCTTGGAGATCAGCCACGGGCACCTTCTGTAtctttggttttggttttggtttttgatcatCTGGTACTACTTCTGTTCTCGATTTTTCTTCTATTTCGTCCAACTTTAAGCATACGTCTATTCCATTATTGTTGACGAAAGTAGTAACCTTCTTCCGAGTCTCCGAAATGGCCATCACAGAACTTTGATCAGCTGCTTCATGGCTTTGCCCAGCTGGAATGTTTTTGATTGTCTTCCTCTGGGTGAGCTCTTCTACAGACACCATGACCTCGTTTTCACTCATATTGTTAATGACAATTTAAGACAAATATGACTCTATTAtgtaatatatatgtgtgtgttatatTATTGGTTTATATGGCTTtgcatatttataaatatatatgtgtttttaatcttctatatatataattttgttggACTTACTAATTAGTAGTAAAAGTCacatattcttaatttttctgAAGTTTAAGTTTAGTATACGTGCTGCTATATAAGAATTATTATTTGGTACGTGCACGACACCAAAAAATGCTTAGTTATCCAAAAATGATTATTATTGTATTCATTTCTTTCATTCCAAGTTAATGATCTTTACATATGGCATATCATACAAGCATAATTGTgatagaattattattattatgaaccATTCAGGGAATTATGGGTTTCATCAGGGCTAATTAACCAAGAAAAGTGCTCTAGTATTAAATTCATTAATTTCAATCCAAGGAAGAATCATTCTTACTTAATGAGTGAAAATAAAAGATGTGAGCAGAGTAATCCGGTtactataaattaattaatagatTATACACATAAGATAAAAGTAGGACTGCTTCTAAGAGAATTGTACGCAGGTCAAAATATCTtgcttaatgttttttttttcttacacaCATTTTACATGGAAATTGCTAAGGAACACCGttggtgcccaacaccacaaaAAAACTAGCATACTGTTATTGGTGTAATTTAATATCGGATATcacatattttaatataataaatattacgtATTGTTGAGCACCTTAAGGTATCAAATTTAGTACTTTAACCATATATAATATAACACTACTCCTAACATAAAGTTAattttcatgtaaatatatacactacaaaaaatgaggtttttgccGGCAAAAGTCATTTTACTTTTGCCGATGCGCTTTTGCATCGATGAAAGGGAACGACGAAGAGTGGTCGTTGCACCATCTTTTGTCGGCGACGTTCAAATTACGCCGACAAAAGTGCTTTTGGCAGTGAAAATAAGTCGCCGGCACAAAAACATCGCTCCGACAAAAAACTGACCCATGAAATCAAGGGACTATCTTTTTGTCGGAGAACTACGATTTTTACCGGGGGGTTATTTATCCGCCGACAAAAGTCTGGCTGGGAAAAAGGTTAACTTTTGTTGACGCAAAAAACGCGTCGGAAAAAGCATTTTCaattagttttttaaaaaataaaattacttttGCCGGCGGAAAATACACGCGCCGGAAaagtttttaatatatttataaaatcaatttaaaatttattattggtaattaattaattttattaatattataaaaaaaactacataATTTTCTTTAAATGTCATAAAAAACTACAAACTAATAATACATAATTAAGTAAATGTCATAAAAgtacttaacaaaataaaataaattctcttaaaattaaaagtgaaaataaaaGTACATCTATTTGGCGAAATCATCCTCATCATCGTCGTTGTATTCCTAGTGGACTGAATAGGATGCCTGTCTAGCTGAAACACCATTAAAATTAAATGTTAGTGGGGGCGGGGGCTGAAATGGGGGCGGGAAATTCATTCCCGGTACCATTGCTTGCATCTGCTACATGTAATTCGTCATGTATTGCTTGCGCTGTATTATGTATTGGAATCGAGCGAGCATAAATTGTTCAAGGGGTTGCTGCTTTATTTTGAGTTGCTCGTTTTCCTCCCGAAGATAGCCTACATCGACAGATGGTTGACTACCTGACATGGACAACGAACTCTGTGCTCGTTGTCCTCCAGTTGCCTTAAACTTAGGTAATGGCCCAAATCCTTTCTCATAGCGGGATCGAGGACCTAAAATATCACACACTGTGTCCAAGTCCGGAGGTAGTGGGACATCAGAACCACCAACACAAGATGCAGCAAACGAGGCAGTATGGGTACTTTGTGATGCTCGCCTTTGAGTAATCTCCTCTGGAAAAATattaaagttaattaattaagattataagagacaaaaataaaaataaataatgattaatcaattttaaaataattaaatcttaCATGCGCCTTCCCTGCTTCCTCGCTTAGCCAACCTTTCTTCTTTTGGTGGAGTTGTTCGAACATGTCGATTAAGCTCGGAAATTGGCCAGACTCATCAACCTAGAAAggaaaaaatattataacatacacataaattcattatgaaacaataaaaatttataattcgTACAACTTATGTTATCATGAATATGTGCCACAATGGATTTGGAGTCGTGTCCCCCCGGTATAGGCATTTTGGCTCGATACCTTTTCTGTTTTAcaggaaataataataataatgtaattaGTAGTTGCATAATAAAAAATAGTATAAATAATTATAGTTTTACCTGTTGTTCCTTAGAAGACCAATAATCACACAACATCGCCCTGTCAAGTTAAGAAacacatgtaaatggtttcgccTTTGCCACTTCGTTGTCCTTCTCCCCTCCAATTTCAACCCAATATATATCGCCTCATATTATACCGCCAGTCAGACAAATACTTCatcattatttatttttccaTCTTGTCCTTAACAACTTTATCCTCCAATGGAAAAGTGAACTTCTCCTACaattaaaattagaaatactTGGATAATATATATTGaccatttttattaattattttagtgCTATGTTAAAGTTTAGTAAGATACTTACAGATAATCGCTAGTAAATGGTCGCAACATCTGTATGTGGCACATCAGTCCACTGAAACAAAGTAAGGGATAAGATGTCTCGCACCAATTGAGCAATGGTGTTGTTGAACTATTTTTCATACTTATATATGGATCTTCCAGTCGTTGGATCAAACTCCACTTTCATATGGGTAATCCCCTTGGATTGCAACATCACAATCTCTCTCTCAACATTAGCATCGTAGTAAGATCCCCTTACTTTTTTCTTTCCCTGGCTATTGCTAGATTCTGGAGCCGACATCCTACATATTTATATTGTCATTAAATTTTACGAAATTAATATGTTGGTTTTTAGTCATTTGTCTaacaaatgaataaataattagaaaTGATGTTCATTGGATTAAAAAACAAGTTGCAAAATTTGTTTCTATATTACAAGTCATCCTCCTCATCATCATCATTGACTACAACATGATCATCATCGCTATCACTATCAACAAGTAAATGTTCTTCATCATCACCATTGTCGAATAAACCCTCTTCATTAGATTCATCATCATAAACAACAAAGTTATTAGAGGTTGTGCCAcctaactcattaaaatcccGTACTTCAGTTGGATTGACATCATCACGGTTATATTGAAC
It includes:
- the LOC133825760 gene encoding UPF0481 protein At3g47200-like, which codes for MSENEVMVSVEELTQRKTIKNIPAGQSHEAADQSSVMAISETRKKVTTFVNNNGIDVCLKLDEIEEKSRTEVVPDDQKPKPKPKIQKVPVADLQGHGEINFMNKYFQPKVVSIGPIHHGNPKLEQGEKYKTELTAEFARSSKKSIHHFFDIIKQNITSLKALFDEELLKDYDDDTLSLMLVVDGCFILQFIISYCKNELTERFNIKVDHLLLALNDLFLLENQIPFEVLTLLMNSAAADPDDGGRLMESMKILLVEFVINNVIMAPTECKNEIQKNNRIMKLIGMQPEAPDQDNNNKQEYLTHLLELLQIVAVTNDDEQDKTTAAAHAIIRSRVEQDLATQVQEGHQMVKQVQEYPAKSQSVRNIQELKAVGIGLKRSNKRWSLKEIKYTDLYIMGGLLQLPRLVVDHFTGHKFMNLIAYEMCPDNLRTDYGVTSYVCFMRSLIDHPNDVKELRSKKILVSLLGCDEQVTKLFDEIVSSTSTELVPNPNMYKDVKDGIRRQYDRKCMMASIADAYDAHFSSPWSAMAFVAAVFALAVKIWCTVIKAE